From a region of the Hippopotamus amphibius kiboko isolate mHipAmp2 chromosome 3, mHipAmp2.hap2, whole genome shotgun sequence genome:
- the LOC130850253 gene encoding olfactory receptor 5G3-like isoform X1, with protein MEDQNQTAVTEFLLLGLTDHLYQQIILFVTLLFIYLATLGGNLGMITLIWSDPRLHTPMYFFLSYLSFVDMCSSSSIAPKMLCDIFAEKKGISFMGCAAQMWFFGLFVATECFLLASMAYDRYMAICKPLLYTLVMSQRVCVQLVMGPYAVAFISTTTHTTLTFCLPFCGSNIINHFFCDVSPLLSLVCADTSVIKFMLLTLTGAIGVLSGLIITVSYVCILVAILRIQTADGRRKAFSTCSSHLAAVSILYGTLFFIYVRPSSNSSLDINKVISLFYTVVTPMLNSLIYSLRNKEVKNAFSRKFERKTFFKAR; from the coding sequence ATGGAAGATCAGAATCAGACAGCAGTGACTGAATTCCTTTTGTTGGGCCTCACAGATCATCTCTATCAGCAGATCATCCTCTTTGTCACTCTTCTCTTCATCTATCTTGCCACTCTGGGGGGTAACTTGGGGATGATCACTCTCATATGGAGTGATCCCAGACTCCACACACCTATGTACTTTTTTCTTAGCTACTTGTCCTTTGTAGACATGTGTTCCTCATCTTCCATTGCCCCCAAGATGCTGTGTGATATCTTTGCAGAGAAAAAGGGCATCTCTTTCATGGGTTGTGCTGCACAGATGTGGTTCTTTGGTCTTTTTGTGGCAACTGAATGTTTCCTCCTGGCTTCCATGGCCTACGATCGGTATatggccatctgtaagcccttGTTGTACACTCTTGTTATGTCCCAGAGGGTGTGTGTGCAGCTGGTTATGGGTCCTTATGCTGTGGCTTTTATAAGTACCACGACCCATACCACATTGACGTTTTGCTTACCCTTCTGTGGTTCAAATATTATCAATCATTTTTTCTGTGACGTTTCACCACTGCTTTCCCTAGTGTGTGCAGACACCTCAGTGATTAAATTTATGCTCCTTACCTTGACTGGAGCAATAGGAGTACTCAGTGGCCTGATCATCACGGTCTCCTATGTTTGCATCCTGGTGGCCATCCTGAGGATCCAGACTGCTGACGGGAGGAGgaaggctttctctacttgttctTCTCACCTGGCAGCTGTCTccatcctatatgggactcttttcttcatttatgtcCGACCTAGCTCAAATTCCTCCCTAGATATCAATAAAgtgatttctctcttttacaCTGTGGTAACCCCCATGTTGAACTCCCTCATCTACAGCTTGAGGAACAAGGAGGTGAAAAATGCATTCAGTAGGAAGTTtgaaaggaaaactttttttaaagctaggtAA